Proteins encoded together in one Staphylococcus aureus window:
- a CDS encoding ABC-F family ATP-binding cassette domain-containing protein produces MGMEAYKIEHLNKSYADKTIFDNLDLSISEGEKIGLVGINGTGKSTLLKVIGGIDDDFTANVMHPNQYRIRYSSQKQDLNEDMTVFDAVLSSDTTTLRIIKQYEQAVQAYADDQSDKLFKRMMDAQDAMDQHDAWDYNAEIKTILSKLGIHDTTKYIKELSGGQQKRVVLAKTLIEQPDLLLLDEPTNHLDFESISWLINYVKQYPHTVLFVTHDRYFLNEVSTRIIELNRGKLASYPGNYESYIEMRAEREVTLQKQQQKQRALYKEELAWMRAGAKARTTKQQARINRFNDLENEVNQQYKDDKGELNLAYSRLGKQVFELEDLSKAINDKVLFEHLTEIIQKGERIGVVGPNGAGKTTLLNILSGEDQQFEGKLKTGQTVKVAYFKQTDETLDRDIRMIDYLREESEIAKEKDGTSVSITQLLERFLFPSATHGKKVYKLSGGEQKRLYLLRLLVHQPNVLLLDEPTNDLDTETLTILEDYIHTFGGTVITVSHDRYFLNKVAQSYWFIHDGQMEKIIGTFEDYESYKKSLDKNKSTLKQQSKSSTTVRKKNGLSYKEKLEYEQLMKRIEQAEVRMEEIDVLMIEASADYGKIKELNEEKEQLEIQYDLDITRWSELEEIKEQQ; encoded by the coding sequence ATGGGTATGGAAGCATATAAAATTGAACATTTAAATAAATCTTATGCCGATAAGACTATATTCGATAACCTAGATTTATCAATTTCAGAAGGTGAAAAAATAGGTTTAGTAGGCATAAATGGTACAGGGAAAAGTACGTTGTTAAAAGTAATTGGTGGTATTGATGATGATTTTACAGCCAATGTTATGCATCCAAATCAATATCGAATTCGATATTCGTCTCAGAAACAGGACCTTAATGAAGATATGACAGTTTTTGATGCAGTATTAAGTTCTGATACAACAACTTTACGCATCATCAAGCAATATGAGCAGGCAGTACAAGCTTATGCGGATGACCAAAGTGATAAATTGTTCAAGCGAATGATGGATGCGCAAGATGCTATGGATCAACATGATGCTTGGGACTATAACGCTGAAATTAAAACAATCCTCTCAAAACTAGGTATACATGATACTACTAAATACATTAAAGAATTATCCGGCGGACAACAAAAACGTGTTGTACTTGCTAAAACATTAATAGAACAACCAGATTTATTGTTATTAGATGAACCTACGAACCATTTAGACTTCGAATCAATCAGCTGGTTGATCAATTATGTGAAGCAATATCCTCATACTGTTTTATTCGTAACCCATGATCGATATTTTTTAAATGAAGTTTCCACTAGAATTATTGAACTAAACAGAGGTAAGTTAGCGTCATATCCTGGTAACTATGAATCTTATATTGAAATGCGCGCTGAAAGAGAAGTAACACTTCAAAAGCAACAACAAAAGCAACGAGCTTTATATAAGGAAGAACTTGCTTGGATGAGGGCTGGAGCTAAGGCTCGTACTACAAAGCAACAAGCTAGAATTAATCGATTTAATGACCTAGAAAATGAAGTTAACCAGCAATATAAAGACGATAAAGGTGAATTGAATCTTGCTTATTCAAGATTAGGTAAGCAAGTGTTCGAATTAGAAGACTTATCAAAGGCTATTAATGATAAAGTATTATTTGAACATCTGACGGAAATTATTCAAAAAGGTGAGCGTATTGGTGTTGTTGGGCCAAATGGAGCTGGTAAAACAACACTCTTAAATATTTTGAGTGGAGAAGACCAACAATTCGAAGGTAAATTGAAGACTGGGCAGACGGTTAAAGTAGCTTATTTTAAGCAAACAGATGAGACCCTGGATAGAGATATTCGTATGATTGATTATTTAAGAGAAGAAAGTGAGATCGCAAAAGAAAAAGATGGAACCTCGGTATCTATTACACAACTTCTTGAACGATTTTTATTTCCAAGTGCAACTCATGGTAAAAAAGTTTATAAATTATCTGGTGGAGAGCAAAAGCGTTTGTATTTATTACGTCTACTCGTACACCAGCCAAATGTTCTGTTGTTAGATGAACCGACAAATGATTTAGATACTGAGACTTTAACAATACTTGAAGATTATATTCATACTTTCGGTGGTACAGTGATTACCGTAAGCCATGATCGCTACTTCTTAAATAAAGTTGCACAGTCATATTGGTTTATTCATGATGGTCAGATGGAAAAGATTATCGGAACTTTTGAAGATTATGAAAGTTATAAAAAATCATTAGATAAAAATAAATCCACATTGAAGCAACAATCTAAATCTTCTACAACTGTACGTAAGAAAAATGGTTTATCATATAAAGAAAAATTAGAATATGAACAATTGATGAAACGCATAGAACAAGCGGAAGTAAGAATGGAAGAAATTGATGTGCTCATGATTGAGGCAAGTGCAGATTATGGGAAAATTAAAGAATTAAACGAAGAAAAAGAACAACTTGAAATTCAATATGATTTAGACATCACAAGATGGAGTGAGTTAGAAGAAATTAAAGAACAACAATAA
- the recQ gene encoding DNA helicase RecQ, translating to MMQQTLSHYFGYETFRPGQEEIISKVLDHRNVLGVLPTGGGKSICYQVPGLLLGGTTIVISPLISLMKDQVDQLKAMGIQAAFLNSSLTQKEQQRIEKALSNGEIQFLYVAPERFENRYFLNMLQRIKIHLVAFDEAHCISKWGHDFRPSYQNVISKVFTLPQDFTIIALTATATVEVQQDIREKLNIAQTDQIKTSTKRRNLIFKVNPTYQRQKFILDYIKTHDEDAGIIYCSTRKQVEELQEALESQKIESVIYHAGLSNKEREEAQNDFLFDRVKVVVATNAFGMGIDKSNVRFVIHYNMPGDLESYYQEAGRAGRDGLKSECILLFSERDINLHEYFITVSQADDDYKDKMGEKLTKMIQYTKTKKCLEATIVHYFEPNEKLEECEQCSNCVQQDKSYNMTQEAKMIISCIARMKQQESYSVIIQVLRGESTDYIKYKGYDQISTHGLMKGYTTSELSHLIDELRFKGFLNENDEILMCDTSIKKLLSNEVEVFTTPFKQKATEKVFINTVEGVDRVLFSQLVEVRKKLSDKLTIAPVSIFSDYTLEEFAKRKPASKQDMINIDGVGSYKLKHYCPAFLETIQNYKAKV from the coding sequence ATGATGCAACAAACATTATCGCATTACTTTGGGTATGAAACGTTTCGACCAGGACAAGAAGAAATTATTAGCAAAGTATTAGACCATCGTAATGTGCTTGGTGTCTTACCAACTGGTGGAGGTAAGTCTATATGCTATCAAGTACCAGGTTTATTGTTAGGTGGTACAACAATTGTAATAAGTCCACTAATATCATTAATGAAAGATCAAGTGGATCAATTAAAAGCGATGGGAATTCAAGCTGCTTTTTTAAATAGTAGTTTGACTCAAAAAGAGCAACAACGTATTGAAAAAGCATTATCAAATGGAGAAATTCAATTTTTGTATGTTGCACCAGAACGATTTGAAAACCGATATTTTTTAAATATGCTTCAGCGTATAAAGATTCACTTAGTCGCGTTTGATGAAGCGCATTGTATTTCTAAATGGGGTCATGATTTCAGGCCGAGTTACCAAAATGTTATTTCAAAAGTATTTACGTTACCTCAAGATTTTACAATAATAGCGTTGACAGCAACTGCCACGGTTGAAGTACAGCAAGATATTAGAGAAAAGTTAAATATCGCTCAAACTGATCAAATTAAAACGAGTACTAAGCGTAGAAACTTAATTTTTAAAGTAAATCCTACTTATCAACGTCAAAAATTTATATTGGATTATATTAAAACACACGATGAAGATGCAGGTATTATTTATTGTTCTACACGTAAGCAAGTTGAAGAGCTTCAAGAAGCCTTAGAAAGTCAGAAAATTGAAAGTGTTATATATCATGCAGGTTTGAGCAATAAAGAAAGAGAAGAAGCGCAGAATGATTTCTTATTTGATCGTGTTAAAGTAGTCGTTGCTACAAATGCTTTTGGTATGGGTATTGATAAATCCAATGTACGCTTTGTTATTCATTATAATATGCCTGGAGATTTAGAATCTTATTATCAAGAAGCGGGTCGTGCAGGTCGTGACGGGTTGAAAAGTGAATGTATTTTGTTATTTAGCGAACGCGATATCAATTTACACGAGTATTTTATAACAGTCTCTCAAGCTGATGATGACTATAAAGATAAAATGGGCGAAAAGTTAACTAAAATGATTCAATATACAAAAACAAAAAAATGTCTAGAAGCAACAATTGTCCATTATTTTGAACCGAATGAAAAATTAGAAGAATGTGAACAATGTAGTAATTGTGTTCAACAAGATAAATCATATAATATGACACAAGAAGCTAAGATGATTATTAGTTGCATCGCTCGTATGAAACAACAAGAGAGTTATAGTGTTATCATTCAAGTGTTAAGAGGAGAGTCAACAGATTATATTAAGTATAAAGGTTATGACCAAATTTCAACCCATGGTTTAATGAAAGGTTACACAACATCAGAATTAAGTCACTTAATAGATGAATTAAGATTCAAAGGGTTCTTAAATGAAAATGACGAAATATTAATGTGTGATACTTCAATTAAAAAATTACTCAGTAATGAAGTAGAAGTATTCACAACACCATTTAAGCAAAAAGCGACTGAAAAAGTATTTATAAATACGGTTGAAGGGGTTGACCGAGTATTATTCAGTCAGTTGGTAGAAGTTCGTAAAAAGTTAAGTGACAAATTAACGATAGCACCTGTAAGTATATTTTCTGATTACACGTTGGAGGAATTTGCTAAACGTAAGCCTGCTTCGAAACAAGATATGATTAATATTGATGGCGTAGGTAGTTACAAATTAAAACATTATTGTCCAGCATTTTTAGAAACGATTCAAAATTATAAAGCCAAAGTATAG
- the ltaS gene encoding polyglycerol-phosphate lipoteichoic acid synthase LtaS — translation MSSQKKKISLFAFFLLTVITITLKTYFSYYVDFSLGVKGLVQNLILLMNPYSLVALVLSVFLFFKGKKAFWFMFIGGFLLTFLLYANVVYFRFFSDFLTFSTLNQVGNVESMGGAVSASFKWYDFVYFIDTLVYLFILIFKTKWLDTKAFSKKFVPVVMAASVALFFLNLAFAETDRPELLTRTFDHKYLVKYLGPYNFTVYDGVKTIENNQQKALASEDDLTKVLNYTKQRQTEPNPEYYGVAKKKNIIKIHLESFQTFLINKKVNGKEVTPFLNKLSSGKEQFTYFPNFFHQTGQGKTSDSEFTMDNSLYGLPQGSAFSLKGDNTYQSLPAILDQKQGYKSDVMHGDYKTFWNRDQVYKHFGIDKFYDATYYDMSDKNVVNLGLKDKIFFKDSANYQAKMKSPFYSHLITLTNHYPFTLDEKDATIEKSNTGDATVDGYIQTARYLDEALEEYINDLKKKGLYDNSVIMIYGDHYGISENHNNAMEKLLGEKITSAKFTDLNRTGFWIKIPGKSGGINNEYAGQVDVMPTILHLAGIDTKNYLMFGTDLFSKGHNQVVPFRNGDFITKDYKYVNGKIYSNKNNELITTQPADFEKNKKQVEKDLEMSDNVLNGDLFRFYKNPDFKKVNPSKYKYETGPKANSKK, via the coding sequence ATGAGTTCACAAAAAAAGAAAATTAGTCTTTTTGCGTTCTTCTTATTAACCGTAATAACGATTACCTTGAAGACGTATTTTTCTTATTATGTTGATTTTTCTTTAGGTGTTAAAGGTTTAGTACAAAACTTAATATTATTGATGAATCCTTATAGTTTAGTAGCACTGGTTTTAAGTGTGTTCCTATTCTTTAAAGGCAAAAAAGCATTTTGGTTCATGTTCATAGGCGGCTTCTTATTGACGTTCCTATTATATGCCAATGTTGTGTACTTTAGATTCTTCTCTGATTTTTTAACGTTTAGTACTTTAAACCAAGTAGGTAACGTAGAATCTATGGGTGGTGCGGTTAGTGCATCATTCAAATGGTATGACTTTGTTTATTTCATTGATACGTTAGTTTACTTATTCATTTTAATATTTAAAACAAAATGGTTAGACACAAAAGCATTTAGTAAGAAATTTGTTCCTGTCGTAATGGCGGCTTCAGTAGCATTATTCTTCTTAAACTTAGCTTTTGCTGAAACTGACAGACCAGAATTATTAACACGTACATTTGACCATAAATATTTAGTGAAATATTTAGGACCTTATAACTTTACAGTATACGATGGTGTTAAAACTATCGAAAATAATCAACAAAAAGCGCTAGCATCTGAAGATGACTTAACAAAAGTATTAAATTATACGAAACAACGTCAAACAGAGCCTAACCCAGAATATTATGGGGTGGCAAAGAAGAAAAATATTATTAAGATTCATTTAGAAAGTTTCCAAACCTTCTTAATTAATAAAAAGGTTAATGGTAAAGAAGTAACACCGTTTTTAAACAAATTATCAAGTGGGAAAGAGCAATTCACATACTTCCCTAACTTTTTCCATCAAACAGGTCAAGGTAAAACATCTGACTCTGAATTTACAATGGATAACAGTTTATACGGTTTACCGCAAGGTTCTGCCTTTTCATTAAAAGGAGATAATACGTATCAGTCATTACCAGCAATTTTAGATCAAAAGCAAGGCTACAAATCTGATGTCATGCACGGTGACTATAAAACATTCTGGAACAGAGACCAAGTATATAAACACTTTGGTATCGATAAATTCTATGATGCAACATACTATGACATGTCAGATAAAAACGTTGTAAACTTAGGCTTGAAAGACAAAATTTTCTTTAAAGATTCTGCTAATTATCAAGCTAAGATGAAATCACCATTCTATTCTCATTTAATTACATTGACTAACCACTATCCATTCACATTAGATGAAAAGGATGCAACTATTGAGAAATCAAACACAGGTGATGCAACAGTTGATGGTTATATTCAAACAGCACGTTATTTAGACGAAGCATTAGAAGAATATATTAATGACTTGAAGAAAAAAGGATTATATGACAATTCAGTGATTATGATTTATGGTGACCACTATGGTATCTCTGAAAACCATAACAATGCCATGGAAAAACTATTAGGTGAAAAAATCACATCGGCTAAATTTACAGATTTAAACAGAACTGGTTTCTGGATTAAAATCCCTGGTAAATCTGGTGGTATCAATAATGAATATGCTGGTCAAGTCGATGTAATGCCAACAATTTTACATTTGGCTGGTATAGATACGAAGAACTATTTAATGTTCGGTACTGATTTATTCTCTAAAGGTCATAATCAAGTAGTTCCATTCAGAAATGGTGACTTTATAACAAAAGATTATAAATATGTTAATGGTAAGATTTATTCTAATAAAAATAATGAACTCATAACTACTCAACCAGCTGATTTCGAAAAGAATAAAAAGCAAGTTGAAAAGGATCTCGAAATGAGTGACAACGTGCTTAATGGTGATTTGTTTAGATTCTACAAAAATCCAGACTTCAAAAAGGTAAATCCTTCGAAGTATAAATATGAAACAGGACCTAAAGCAAACTCTAAAAAATAA
- a CDS encoding biotin-dependent carboxyltransferase family protein, with product MSIIIEKSGLFSSFQDFGRRGYEHDGVIPCGALDTLAHEIANRLVANDKNEATLEMTNKMATIRFTEPTLIALAGGNVKAYTEHMTISPYKLYLLDKGDVLKFRETSYTSRVYLAVGGGFELDAWLGSNSTDFNVKIGGFKGRTLQDGDEIKLKRDYTARHHKLFENLAHTKQTDWGIDGYALSFNYMSDVFHVVKNKGTEDFKEDAIQRFVKHDYKVTSKANRMGMMLEGEKIKAFYEDMPPYQTVKKGTIQIKRDGTPIILLNDHYTLGSYPQIGTIASYHLTKLAQKPQGSRLKFQFIDILTAEKNLVKYSNWLNQLFHGIEYRMQLEMMK from the coding sequence ATGTCAATCATAATTGAAAAAAGTGGCTTATTCAGTAGCTTTCAGGACTTTGGCAGAAGGGGATATGAACATGATGGTGTAATTCCATGTGGTGCACTTGATACTTTAGCACATGAAATTGCTAATCGATTAGTTGCAAATGACAAGAATGAAGCAACTTTGGAAATGACTAATAAAATGGCAACGATTCGTTTTACAGAACCTACGCTGATTGCATTAGCAGGGGGTAATGTCAAAGCTTACACTGAGCATATGACTATATCTCCATATAAATTGTATTTGTTAGATAAAGGCGATGTTTTAAAGTTTAGAGAAACAAGTTATACATCGCGAGTGTATTTAGCTGTGGGAGGCGGATTTGAATTAGATGCATGGTTAGGATCTAACTCAACCGACTTTAATGTAAAAATTGGTGGTTTTAAAGGTAGAACATTACAAGATGGCGATGAAATAAAGCTTAAGAGAGATTATACAGCTCGTCATCATAAGTTATTTGAAAACCTTGCTCACACGAAACAAACAGATTGGGGTATTGATGGATACGCCTTGTCATTTAATTATATGTCTGATGTATTTCATGTCGTTAAAAATAAAGGTACGGAAGATTTTAAAGAAGATGCCATTCAAAGATTTGTGAAACATGATTATAAAGTAACGAGCAAAGCAAATCGCATGGGGATGATGCTTGAAGGTGAAAAAATCAAAGCTTTTTATGAAGATATGCCACCGTATCAGACTGTCAAAAAAGGAACGATACAAATTAAGCGTGATGGCACACCTATTATCCTATTAAATGATCATTATACGCTAGGTAGCTACCCGCAAATCGGTACAATCGCAAGTTATCATTTAACGAAATTAGCACAAAAACCGCAAGGATCACGTTTGAAATTTCAATTTATAGATATTTTAACGGCTGAAAAGAACCTTGTTAAGTATAGTAACTGGTTAAACCAATTATTCCATGGAATAGAATATAGAATGCAATTAGAAATGATGAAATAA
- the hisC gene encoding histidinol-phosphate transaminase, with translation MKEQLNQLSAYQPGLSPRALKEKYGIEGDLYKLASNENLYGPSPKVKEAISAHLDELYYYPETGSPTLKAAISKHLNVDQSRILFGAGLDEVILMISRAVLTPGDTIVTSEATFGQYYHNAIVESANVIQVPLKDGGFDLEGILKEVNEDTSLVWLCNPNNPTGTYFNHESLDSFLSQVPPHVPVIIDEAYFEFVTAEGYPDTLALQQKYDNAFLLRTFSKAYGLAGLRVGYVVASEHAIEKWNIIRPPFNVTRISEYAAVAALEDQQYLKEVTHKNSVERERFYQLPQSEYFLPSQTNFIFVKTKRVNELYEALLNVGCITRPFPTGVRITIGFKEQNDKMLEVLSNFKYE, from the coding sequence ATGAAAGAACAACTTAATCAACTATCAGCATATCAGCCTGGTTTATCTCCAAGGGCATTGAAAGAAAAGTATGGCATTGAAGGAGATTTATATAAACTTGCATCAAATGAAAATTTGTATGGACCATCGCCTAAAGTTAAAGAAGCGATATCAGCACACTTAGATGAGTTATATTATTATCCTGAAACAGGATCACCGACATTAAAAGCGGCGATTAGTAAACATTTAAATGTAGATCAATCACGCATTTTATTTGGTGCGGGATTAGATGAAGTTATATTAATGATTTCTAGAGCTGTATTAACGCCAGGGGATACTATTGTTACAAGTGAAGCGACATTCGGTCAATATTATCACAATGCGATTGTTGAATCAGCTAATGTGATACAAGTACCTTTAAAAGATGGTGGCTTCGATTTAGAAGGTATTTTAAAAGAAGTTAATGAAGATACGTCATTGGTATGGTTATGTAATCCAAATAATCCTACAGGTACATATTTTAATCATGAGAGCTTAGATTCGTTTTTATCTCAAGTACCTCCACATGTACCAGTAATTATAGATGAAGCTTATTTTGAATTTGTGACAGCAGAGGGCTACCCGGATACACTTGCTTTGCAACAAAAATATGACAATGCTTTCTTATTACGTACATTTTCAAAGGCGTATGGATTAGCGGGTTTACGTGTAGGATATGTGGTAGCAAGTGAACATGCGATTGAAAAATGGAACATCATTAGACCACCATTTAATGTGACACGTATATCTGAATACGCAGCAGTTGCAGCACTTGAAGATCAACAATATTTAAAAGAGGTAACACATAAAAATAGTGTTGAACGCGAAAGATTTTATCAATTACCTCAAAGTGAGTATTTCTTGCCAAGTCAAACGAATTTTATATTTGTAAAAACAAAGCGGGTAAATGAACTTTATGAAGCACTTTTAAATGTAGGGTGTATTACGCGACCATTTCCAACTGGTGTTAGAATTACAATTGGTTTTAAAGAACAAAATGATAAAATGTTAGAAGTTTTATCAAACTTTAAATACGAATAG
- a CDS encoding ABC transporter permease/substrate-binding protein, with translation MTNFFDILSERKGQLFSTMIEHIQISFIALLIATAIAVPLGILLTKTKTISEIVMNIAAILQTIPSLALLGLMIPLFGIGRVPAIIALVVYALLPILRNTYTGIKEVDPSLIEAAKGIGMKPFRRLTKVELPIAMPVIMAGVRTAMVLIIGTATLAALIGAGGLGDLILLGIDRNNASLILLGAIPAALLAIIFDLILRFMAKLSYKKLLMTLGVIVMIIILAIAIPMFAQKGDKITLAGKLGSEPSIITNMYKILIEEETKNTVEVKDGMGKTAFLFNALKSDDIDGYLEFTGTVLGELTKEPLKSKEEKKVYEQAKQSLEKKYQMTMLKPMKYNNTYALAVKRDFAKQHNIRTIGDLNKVKDQLKPGFTLEFNDRPDGYKAVQKAYNLNLDNIRTMEPKLRYQAINKGNINLIDAYSTDAELKQYDMVVLKDDKHVFPPYQGAPLFKESFLKKHPEIKKPLNKLENKISDEDMQMMNYKVTVKNEDPYTVAKDYLKAKGLIK, from the coding sequence ATGACTAACTTTTTCGACATATTGAGTGAACGTAAGGGGCAACTCTTTTCGACAATGATAGAACATATTCAAATATCATTTATCGCATTATTGATTGCAACTGCTATTGCGGTACCATTAGGTATTTTATTAACGAAGACTAAAACGATATCTGAAATCGTAATGAATATTGCGGCAATTCTTCAAACCATACCATCGTTGGCATTATTAGGTTTAATGATTCCTTTATTTGGTATCGGTCGTGTGCCAGCAATTATTGCACTTGTAGTGTATGCGTTGTTACCAATTTTAAGGAATACGTATACTGGAATTAAAGAAGTTGATCCATCACTCATTGAAGCGGCTAAAGGTATAGGTATGAAACCATTTAGACGTTTAACTAAAGTCGAACTTCCGATAGCAATGCCTGTTATAATGGCTGGTGTAAGAACGGCTATGGTATTAATTATAGGTACAGCAACACTAGCAGCATTAATTGGTGCAGGCGGACTAGGAGATTTAATTTTATTAGGTATAGACCGTAACAATGCATCGTTGATATTATTAGGTGCAATTCCAGCAGCCTTATTGGCAATTATATTTGATTTAATTTTAAGATTTATGGCTAAATTATCTTATAAAAAGTTATTGATGACGTTAGGTGTTATAGTGATGATTATTATACTGGCTATCGCTATTCCTATGTTTGCACAAAAAGGTGATAAAATTACGTTAGCTGGAAAGCTTGGCTCCGAGCCATCGATTATTACAAATATGTATAAAATTTTAATAGAAGAAGAGACCAAAAATACTGTAGAAGTGAAAGATGGTATGGGCAAAACAGCATTTTTATTTAATGCTTTAAAATCTGACGATATAGATGGGTATTTAGAATTTACTGGAACAGTTTTAGGTGAATTAACAAAAGAACCATTGAAGTCAAAAGAAGAGAAAAAAGTTTATGAACAAGCTAAGCAAAGTCTTGAAAAGAAATATCAAATGACTATGTTAAAACCAATGAAGTATAACAATACGTATGCTTTAGCTGTAAAACGTGATTTTGCTAAACAACATAATATACGTACAATTGGTGATTTAAATAAGGTTAAAGATCAACTTAAACCAGGATTTACATTGGAATTTAATGATCGTCCAGATGGTTACAAAGCTGTTCAAAAGGCTTATAATTTAAATTTAGATAACATACGTACAATGGAACCTAAGTTGAGATATCAAGCGATCAATAAAGGTAATATTAATTTAATAGATGCATATTCAACTGACGCTGAATTAAAACAATATGATATGGTTGTGTTAAAAGATGATAAGCACGTATTTCCACCATATCAAGGAGCACCATTATTTAAAGAAAGCTTTTTAAAGAAACATCCAGAAATTAAGAAACCGTTAAACAAACTAGAAAACAAAATATCTGATGAAGATATGCAAATGATGAACTATAAAGTAACAGTTAAAAATGAAGACCCATATACAGTTGCGAAAGATTATTTAAAAGCAAAAGGGTTAATCAAATAA
- a CDS encoding 5' nucleotidase, NT5C type gives MTRKSIAIDMDEVLADTLGEIIDAVNFRADLGIKMEALNGQKLKHVIPEHDGLITEVLREPGFFRHLKVMPYAQEVVKKLTEHYDVYIATAAMDVPTSFSDKYEWLLEFFPFLDPQHFVFCGRKNIVKADYLIDDNPRQLEIFTGTPIMFTAVHNINDDRFERVNSWKDVEQYFLDNIEK, from the coding sequence ATGACCCGTAAATCAATCGCGATTGATATGGATGAAGTATTGGCAGATACATTAGGAGAAATCATTGATGCTGTCAATTTTAGAGCGGATTTAGGTATTAAAATGGAAGCTTTGAATGGTCAAAAACTTAAACATGTTATTCCTGAACATGATGGATTAATTACAGAAGTATTGAGAGAACCAGGCTTCTTCAGACATCTTAAAGTGATGCCGTATGCACAAGAAGTTGTGAAAAAATTAACTGAACATTATGATGTATATATTGCTACAGCAGCAATGGATGTACCAACATCATTTAGTGATAAATATGAATGGTTACTAGAGTTCTTTCCATTTTTAGATCCTCAGCATTTTGTTTTTTGTGGTAGAAAAAACATCGTTAAAGCTGATTATTTAATAGATGACAATCCTAGACAGCTTGAAATTTTTACTGGTACACCGATTATGTTTACAGCAGTGCATAATATTAATGATGATCGATTTGAACGCGTAAATAGCTGGAAAGATGTAGAACAGTATTTTTTAGATAATATTGAGAAATAA
- a CDS encoding ABC transporter ATP-binding protein, producing MIKFKNVTKRYGKHVAVDNISFNINEGEFFVLIGPSGCGKTTTLKMINRLIHLSEGYIYFKDKPISDYPVYEMRWDIGYVLQQIALFPHMTIKENIAQVPQMKKWKEKDIDKRVDELLEMVGLEPEKYKNRKPDELSGGQRQRVGVIRALAADPPVILMDEPFSALDPISREKLQDDLIELQTKIKKTIIFVTHDIQEAMKLGDKICLLNEGHIEQIDTPEGFKNNPQSEFVKQFMGSHLEDDAPCVEENAIIRDLDIMKPIDEVTSMSAYPIVYDNQPIEVLYQLLSESERVIVMQEDSVGQYVIDRKDIFKYLSQKKEVAQHD from the coding sequence GTGATTAAGTTTAAAAATGTAACTAAGCGTTATGGCAAACATGTTGCTGTCGATAACATTAGTTTCAATATTAATGAGGGTGAATTTTTTGTGCTAATTGGACCTTCAGGTTGTGGAAAAACTACGACATTAAAAATGATTAATCGACTCATTCACTTAAGTGAAGGTTATATTTATTTTAAAGATAAACCAATAAGTGATTATCCAGTATACGAAATGCGTTGGGATATTGGATACGTATTGCAGCAGATTGCATTATTCCCACATATGACAATCAAAGAAAATATTGCACAAGTGCCACAAATGAAAAAGTGGAAAGAAAAAGATATAGATAAAAGAGTAGATGAATTACTTGAAATGGTTGGATTAGAACCTGAAAAATATAAAAACAGAAAACCTGATGAATTGTCAGGGGGGCAACGACAACGTGTAGGAGTTATACGTGCGTTAGCAGCTGATCCACCAGTTATTTTAATGGATGAACCGTTTAGTGCATTAGACCCAATCAGCCGAGAAAAACTTCAAGATGATTTAATTGAATTACAAACTAAAATTAAGAAGACAATCATATTTGTTACACATGATATTCAAGAGGCGATGAAACTTGGTGATAAGATTTGTCTTTTGAATGAAGGGCATATTGAACAAATTGACACACCAGAAGGATTTAAAAATAATCCTCAAAGTGAATTTGTTAAACAATTTATGGGTAGTCATTTAGAAGATGATGCGCCATGTGTTGAAGAGAACGCAATTATCCGTGACTTGGATATTATGAAACCAATCGATGAGGTTACATCTATGAGCGCTTATCCAATTGTTTATGACAATCAACCAATTGAAGTATTGTATCAACTTTTATCAGAGAGCGAGCGTGTCATTGTCATGCAAGAAGATAGCGTAGGTCAATATGTTATTGATAGGAAAGATATCTTCAAATATTTGTCCCAGAAAAAGGAGGTAGCTCAACATGACTAA